A genomic stretch from Strongyloides ratti genome assembly S_ratti_ED321, chromosome : 1 includes:
- a CDS encoding Epidermal growth factor-like domain and EGF-like calcium-binding domain and Nidogen, extracellular domain and Insulin-like growth factor binding protein, N-terminal domain and Green fluorescent protein-like domain and EGF domain, merozoite surface protein 1-like-containing protein, translated as MFLKKFYKNISLYLDKKNNQSVVNCGGVCSQNAVCEEGSCICIEGFIGNGMECEDKDECESGEHICGEHSKCKNIFGAYQCVCDPGFLATEDGCVDDNECEKETALCGKYSLKNETTDCINIIGSYECKCKNGYFGNPGTLEGCVDINECTSIENVCGQHSTCINKAGGFNCECDEGYEKIMSNSTSCIDMNECLHNPCHPAAKCTNLPGTFNCECNEGFIGNGVDCKETILYSPNNIENILQIEHIENDTKEITLIPNLIIFGNNYDKAYISSNGIISFGNKKISFQELDKNSIAIIPLYQIFNLKNSGNIYVKHLTSNESSSKSFISRSNYNIYQRFNDHNFHTDSMYIITFDNVINQLKTQPFTFQVIIASGNNKTYLTMLYEEIGTLDNSNNQAKAGIFNKGNFYQLTTNLLILKSNIKQPGKWIFRIDESIIIPCPIGSDETPFCTSTCKPGFFGINCLKKCNCADDIPCDYITGYCSNLKCNKGFMGPDCQIDIDECETGEHSCHKAAYCTNKIGSYQCHCPLDMIGDGISCEPINPCIETYGKNCSSNGICLTFKNEKPICNCLQGFTGNGFECLPITSLTSSILITTSKPKNTTILQGTLTKKLTPPPKITLSVNATLPLNVVDPNEVQLKSNLVTNGVPTSNNGKLQTLEPLAIPTIVSIKENTPINPRIIITSTFKPKISEEEAKVLLSGAKASEIEGTFNVLLFISTVVFAVIWIIVAIAVIATCCQRHSRSHRQKYDTTIMHNWSATTATQAAYTSPRNNNYSNFAYT; from the exons atgtttttgaaaaaattttacaaaaacatatcattatattta gataaaaaaaataaccaAAGTGTAGTTAATTGTGGTGGTGTTTGCTCACAAAATGCAGTATGTGAAGAAGGTTCTTGTATTTGTATAGAAGGATTTATAGGTAATGGAATGGAATGTGAAGATAAAGATGAATGTGAAAGTGGTGAACATATATGTGGTGAACATtcaaaatgtaaaaatatttttggtgCCTATCAATGTGTATGTGATCCTGGTTTTCTAGCAACTGAAGATGGATGTGTAGATGATAATGAATGTGAAAAAGAAACTGCATTATGTggaaaatattcattaaaaaatgagACAACTGattgtattaatattattggtAGTTATGAATGTAAATGTAAAAATGGTTATTTTGGAAATCCTGGAACTTTAGAAGGTTGTGTTGATATTAATGAATGTACAAGTATTGAAAATGTATGTGGACAACATTCAACATGTATTAATAAAGCAGGTGGTTTTAATTGTGAATGTGACGAAggatatgaaaaaataatgtcCAATTCTACATCATGTATAGATATGAATGAATGTCTTCATAATCCATGCCATCCAGCAGCTAAATGTACTAACTTACCAGGGACATTTAACTGTGAATGTAATGAAGGTTTTATTGGTAATGGAGTAGATTGTAAAGAAACTATTCTCTATTCAcctaataatattgaaaatatattacaaattGAGCATATAGAAAATGATACTAAAGAAATTACATTAATAcctaatttaataatatttggaaataattatgataaagCATATATTTCCTCTAATGGTATTATAAGTTttggtaataaaaaaatatcatttcaAGAGTTGgataaaaattcaattgCTATTATACcattatatcaaatttttaatcttaaaaattctggtaatatttatgtaaaacaTCTTACATCTAATGAATCATCTtctaaatcttttatttcacgtagtaattataatatttaccaACGTTTTAATGATCATAATTTTCATACTGATTCTAtgtatattattacttttgaTAATGTTATTAACCAACTCAAAACACAACCATTTACTTTTCAAGTTATAATTGCATCaggtaataataaaacatatcTTACAATGTTATATGAAGAAATAGGAACATTAGATAATTCCAATAACCAAGCTAAAGCtggaatatttaataaaggcaatttttatcaattaactactaatttattaatattaaaaagtaatattaaacaaCCTGGAAAATGGATTTTTAGAATTGATGAATCTATTATAATACCATGTCCTATAGGTTCAGATGAAACACCATTTTGTACATCTACATGTAAACCTGGTTTCTTTGGTATAAATTGTCTCAAAAAATGTAACTGTGCAGATGATATACCATGTGATTATATTACAGGATATTgtagtaatttaaaatgtaataaaggATTTATGGGTCCAGATTGTCAAATTGATATTGATGAATGTGAAACTGGAGAACATTCATGTCATAAAGCTGCATATTGTACTAATAAAATTGGATCATATCAATGTCATTGTCCATTAGATATGATTGGAGATGGTATTTCTTGTGAACCTATTAATCCATGTATAGAAACTTATGGTAAAAATTGTTCAAGTAATGGTATATGtcttacttttaaaaatgaaaaaccAATATGTAATTGTTTACAAGGTTTTACTGGTAATGGTTTTGAATGTCTACCAATAACATCTTTAACATCTTCTATACTTATAACAACTAGTAAACCAAAAAACACAACAATTTTACAAGGtacattaacaaaaaaattaacaccCCCTCCTAAAATTACACTTTCTGTTAACGCAACATTACCATTAAATGTTGTAGATCCAAATGAAgtacaattaaaaagtaatttagtTACAAATGGTGTTCCAACTAGTAATAATGGTAAATTACAAACATTGGAACCTCTTGCAATACCAACAATTGTTtctataaaagaaaatactCCTATTAATCCaagaattattattacaagTACATTTAAACCAAAAATAAGTGAAGAGGAAgctaaagttttattatcgGGAGCTAAAGCATCAGAAATTGAGGGAACATTTAAtg ttctTCTATTTATATCTACTGTTGTCTTTGCTGTTATCTGGATAATAGTTGCTATTGCTGTTATTGCTACTTGTTGCCAACGACATTCCAGATCTCATCGTCAAAAATATGATACAACAATTATGCATAACTGGTCTGCTACTACAGCAACACAAGCTGCTTATACAAGTCccagaaataataattactCTAATTTTGCTTatacttaa
- a CDS encoding 7TM GPCR, serpentine receptor class e (Sre) family-containing protein — protein MGKKGFIRDIFSDTISSLLFTLTFVNVAFLIERLFAVKYYESYENFNKNIPWMGCCLIFVSLILGTILRILGRRKLYEFNTSIIVTLIVQIILLMIICGVMKIVKKQYKLNERIDDRLRYKKSMVASTTSIRYQTIENRNVIKLMTYFSISCSTMSILNVIVLLIRPKIAIDLKWVYFGNLLNNITPYFTAIFVPLTIILTEKKYHKKGAYVINTIIPISKIKKLPNTLENVGNKKIHDELKMDDETKKKIYFSNYNDQWR, from the exons ATGGGTAAAAAAGGTTTTATTAGAGATATTTTTTCTGATACTATatcatctttattatttacattaacATTTGTTAATGTGgcatttttaattgaaagaTTGTTTGCtgttaaatattatgaaagttatgaaaattttaataaaaatattccatGGATGGGATgttgtttaatttttgtatcattaatattaggAACAATATTAAGAATATTAGGAAGAAGAAAACTTTATGAATTTAATACATCTATTATTGTAACATTAATTGtccaaataatattattaatg attatttGTGGTGTTAtgaaaattgttaaaaaacaatataaattaaatgaacGTATAGATGATAGATTACGATATAAAAAATCTATGGTTGCTTCAACTACCTCTATACGATATCAAACAATAGAAAATAggaatgttataaaattaatgacaTATTTTAGTATATCATGTTCAACAATGTctatattaaatgttattgtACTTTTAATTAGGCCAAAAATTGCTATAGATTTAAAATGGGTATATTTtggaaatttattaaataatattacaccATACTTCACAGCGATTTTTGTTCCTTTAACTATAATATTAACAGAAAAAAAGTATCATAAAAAAGGAGCATACGttattaatacaattataccaatttctaaaataaaaaaattacctaATACTTTAGAGAATGttggaaataaaaaaatacatgatgaattaaaaatgGATGATGAGACaaagaaaaagatatatttttcaaattacaATGATCAATGgagataa
- a CDS encoding 7TM GPCR, serpentine receptor class e (Sre) family-containing protein — protein sequence MVLNWSTGVELFFEVPVALIVSIIMCRTFYHAKFYHNNFRVLLINYPGAFIFICFIKMITKTMTICSYRGPVRSYFTDLISVALFSTTFTTIGFILERSVALIYYYKYEYFCNNVPYIGITLIVISWIIGATLRIVSRLYKLNVLLFVYSSGIIQITSQIVCFCIIKASKRQYTLNESIKSRLENRKCTTSSVISIKYQTIENKKIIKMMSYFIATTTITTTLDMVALGIENGFFLHIPDKILVGFIGNVVPYLKACTVPLTVVFVDDRCKKILICLLGNFIGKLINRGSVEPHHVVKDSKLKNEINMSTDKLNEIYFTNYANQWK from the exons ATGGTCCTCAATTGGTCAACTGGtgtagaattattttttgaggTACCAGTAGCACTTATTGTCAGTATTATTATGTGTAGAACATTTTATCATGCCAAATTTTATCACAATAATTTTCGTGttctattaattaattatccAGGagcatttatatttatatgttttattaaaatgataacaaaaaCTATGACAATATGTTCATACAGAGGTCCTGTTAGAAGTTATTTTACTGATTTAATATCTGTAGCATTATTTTCAACAACTTTTACAACAATTGGTTTTATATTAGAACGATCAGTTGcattaatttattactataaatatgaatatttttgtaataatgtACCATATATTGGTATTACATTAATTGTAATATCATGGATAATTGGTGCTACATTACGTATAGTAAGTcgtttatataaattaaatgttcttttatttgtatattcATCTGGTATCATACAAATAACATCACAGATT gtttgtttttgtattataaaagCATCAAAAAGACAATATACTTTAAATGAATCAATTAAATCACGTTTAGAAAATAGAAAATGTACCACTTCATCagttatatcaataaaatatcaaactattgaaaataaaaaaattataaaaatgatgagTTATTTTATTGCAACAACAACAATAACAACAACACTTGACATGGTAGCATTAGGTATTGAAAAtggattttttttacatatacctgataaaatattagtagGATTTATAGGAAATGTTGTACCATATTTAAAAGCATGTACCGTACCATTAACTGTTGTGTTTGTTGATGAtagatgtaaaaaaattttaatatgtttattGGGAAATTTTATTGGAAAACTTATTAATAGAGGATCTGTAGAACCTCATCATGTAGTTAAAGATTCTAaacttaaaaatgaaattaatatgtctactgataaattaaatgaaatttattttaccaaTTATGCTAATCAATGGAAATGA